The following proteins are co-located in the Echinicola sp. 20G genome:
- a CDS encoding beta-N-acetylhexosaminidase: protein MKFQLLTFLLYLTTQLLFAQATAPIIPAPTSSSPGDGFFHLTESTSILYSSTLLKEEAHYLQKELLRKHQLPLALIASKTPKNKSILLELDTEIDESYQLLISDSEIKISSSKEEGLFYGIISLIQLVDQSKLSTKGMAIPAWEIKDAPKYQWRGFMLDESRHFFGTEKVKSLLDWMAYYKLNKFHWHLTDAQGWRIEILKYPKLALVGGIGNNTNPYAPAQYYTQEQIKEIVRYANERNIEVIPEIDMPGHATAANKAYPEFSGGGSEKHPEFTFNPGKEETYQYLTDILKEVNVLFPGQMVHLGGDEVSFGNQQWSSLPEVKQLMRTNDLSNLKEVEDYFMKRMADSLFTLNNKILAWDEMAEAGLPTENSILLWWRHDKPQQFAKLLENNIPTVICPRIPFYFDFVQQESDQYGRKWGGNFNPLERVYSFEAKTFNIPSGKEKLILGLQANLWTETVTNTDRLDYLVFPRIAALAEAAWTNAEQKDFKDFEVRIKKHFNLYEEANLYFFDPFEPHRHPEPIIK, encoded by the coding sequence ATGAAATTTCAACTATTAACCTTTTTGCTTTACCTGACCACTCAGTTATTGTTTGCACAAGCTACAGCTCCTATCATTCCTGCCCCAACTAGTTCCTCCCCTGGAGATGGCTTTTTTCATCTAACGGAAAGCACATCCATTCTTTATTCGTCAACATTATTAAAAGAAGAGGCACATTACTTACAAAAAGAACTGCTAAGAAAACATCAACTTCCATTAGCACTCATTGCTTCTAAAACCCCTAAAAACAAAAGTATTTTACTTGAACTAGACACTGAAATTGATGAAAGCTATCAGCTTTTGATCTCTGATTCCGAGATCAAAATATCTTCTTCTAAGGAAGAAGGTCTGTTTTACGGTATCATTTCGTTGATTCAGCTAGTAGATCAATCCAAACTTTCAACCAAAGGAATGGCCATCCCTGCTTGGGAAATCAAAGATGCACCTAAATACCAATGGAGAGGTTTTATGCTTGATGAATCCAGACATTTCTTTGGCACAGAAAAGGTAAAATCACTGTTGGACTGGATGGCCTATTATAAATTAAACAAATTTCACTGGCACCTCACCGATGCTCAAGGTTGGAGAATCGAAATTCTAAAATACCCTAAACTAGCATTGGTTGGAGGCATTGGAAACAACACAAATCCTTATGCACCTGCCCAATATTACACTCAAGAGCAGATCAAAGAAATTGTTCGATATGCCAATGAGAGAAATATCGAGGTCATTCCTGAAATTGATATGCCTGGACATGCCACCGCTGCCAACAAAGCTTATCCAGAATTCAGTGGCGGAGGATCAGAGAAACACCCTGAATTTACTTTTAATCCAGGAAAAGAAGAAACCTATCAATACCTTACCGATATATTAAAAGAAGTAAATGTTCTTTTCCCTGGCCAAATGGTTCACTTGGGCGGTGACGAAGTAAGTTTCGGCAACCAACAATGGAGCTCACTTCCAGAGGTAAAACAATTGATGCGTACCAATGATCTCTCGAACCTCAAAGAAGTCGAAGACTACTTTATGAAAAGAATGGCAGATTCTTTATTCACGCTCAATAATAAAATCTTGGCTTGGGACGAAATGGCTGAAGCAGGCCTTCCAACCGAAAACAGTATTTTACTATGGTGGAGACATGATAAACCTCAGCAATTTGCCAAACTACTTGAAAACAACATCCCTACCGTGATCTGTCCTCGCATCCCTTTCTACTTTGACTTTGTCCAACAGGAGAGTGATCAATACGGGAGAAAATGGGGCGGAAATTTCAATCCATTGGAAAGAGTTTATTCCTTTGAAGCAAAGACATTCAACATTCCTTCCGGAAAAGAAAAGTTAATCCTTGGTTTACAAGCCAACTTATGGACTGAAACAGTCACCAATACTGATCGATTGGATTATCTTGTCTTTCCAAGAATCGCAGCACTGGCAGAAGCAGCCTGGACAAATGCAGAACAAAAAGACTTCAAAGATTTCGAAGTAAGGATCAAAAAGCATTTTAACCTATACGAAGAAGCAAATCTATATTTCTTTGATCCTTTCGAACCACACAGACACCCTGAACCAATTATCAAATAA
- a CDS encoding glycoside hydrolase family 88 protein, with translation MNIKHTLALSFLGLSTVFSSCGSKTDSHEEKEVLSSQKITKEFIQKNVDLSVQQYEYMSTLIPEDKLPRTYEKAEDKFITSGTGWWTSGFYPGTLLYLFEMSGDSSMLKLAEQKLEILEKEKTNKGTHDLGFMLYCSFGNAYRITGNEHYKEVMLEGAESLATRFHPETGVIKSWDHGKWHYPVIIDNMMNLEFLFWASEASGDDKYYNINISHADTTIINHFRDDFSSFHVVDYDPETGGVVERKTHQGKADDSAWARGQSWGLYGYTVMYRATKEEKYLDQAEKIAEFILNNPNMPEDLVPYWDFSAPASDTTYRDASAAAINASALLELVGYTKDSAKANEYKAAAEKMLISLSSEKYQAKAKENGGFLLEHSVGSLPHNSEVDVPLTYADYYYVEALKRYQDWFLND, from the coding sequence ATGAACATCAAGCACACCTTAGCCCTGTCCTTTTTAGGGCTTTCGACTGTTTTCAGTTCTTGTGGTAGTAAAACAGACAGCCATGAGGAGAAGGAAGTTTTATCTTCACAAAAAATTACCAAGGAATTTATTCAAAAAAATGTAGACTTATCTGTCCAACAATATGAATACATGAGTACTTTGATTCCTGAAGATAAATTGCCCAGGACCTATGAAAAGGCTGAAGACAAATTCATCACTTCAGGTACCGGTTGGTGGACATCAGGATTTTACCCAGGCACCCTGCTTTATTTATTCGAAATGTCCGGGGATTCTTCCATGCTGAAATTGGCAGAACAAAAACTTGAAATCCTAGAAAAGGAAAAAACCAATAAAGGCACTCATGATCTAGGATTTATGCTTTACTGTAGTTTTGGAAATGCTTACAGAATTACGGGCAACGAACATTATAAAGAGGTAATGCTAGAAGGTGCTGAATCGTTGGCTACAAGATTCCACCCAGAAACTGGTGTCATCAAATCTTGGGATCATGGCAAATGGCATTATCCTGTTATCATTGACAATATGATGAACTTGGAATTCCTTTTTTGGGCAAGTGAAGCAAGTGGAGATGATAAGTACTATAACATCAATATTTCCCATGCTGACACCACCATAATCAACCACTTCAGAGATGATTTCAGCTCTTTCCATGTGGTCGATTATGACCCAGAAACAGGTGGGGTTGTTGAAAGAAAAACGCACCAAGGAAAAGCTGATGATTCAGCATGGGCCAGAGGTCAATCTTGGGGCTTGTACGGGTATACTGTCATGTACAGAGCTACAAAAGAAGAGAAATACCTTGATCAAGCTGAGAAAATAGCTGAATTCATTTTGAACAATCCTAATATGCCAGAAGATTTGGTTCCTTATTGGGATTTTAGCGCACCTGCATCTGACACTACTTATAGAGATGCCTCTGCAGCTGCCATCAATGCCTCTGCCCTGTTAGAGTTGGTAGGATACACTAAGGATAGTGCTAAGGCTAATGAGTATAAAGCTGCTGCTGAAAAAATGTTGATCAGCCTTTCTTCCGAAAAATACCAAGCCAAAGCTAAAGAAAACGGAGGCTTCCTCCTAGAGCACAGTGTTGGATCCTTACCTCACAACTCTGAGGTAGATGTACCTTTGACTTATGCAGACTACTATTACGTAGAAGCTTTGAAAAGATACCAAGATTGGTTCCTAAATGATTAA
- a CDS encoding RNA polymerase sigma factor: protein MNLKKKIPFHNEEAWQAFLKGDDEAIAQIYDENIDRLYNYGRQFTPNKAIVKDTIQDVFIQLIDDRKNLNVAKSVRAYLFSCLRRRLMETLKKDRKIIDVDAEMVKNEAFYITVDPSSYFIDSKLSLDQKKLLEQFCNELPIRQREIIMMRFFENMPYEEIAEVMGLANAKTVRTMMYRGLNKLSDSLTPYKSQLLQTLLLIDLLN from the coding sequence ATGAATCTGAAAAAGAAAATACCATTTCACAATGAAGAGGCTTGGCAGGCTTTCCTAAAAGGGGATGATGAAGCAATTGCGCAGATTTATGATGAAAACATTGACAGGTTGTATAATTATGGAAGACAATTTACCCCAAATAAAGCCATAGTAAAGGATACTATTCAAGATGTATTTATTCAGCTGATCGATGATAGAAAAAACCTAAATGTAGCTAAATCGGTGAGGGCATATTTGTTTTCCTGCTTAAGGAGAAGACTGATGGAAACCTTAAAAAAAGACAGAAAAATCATTGATGTTGATGCCGAAATGGTTAAAAATGAGGCTTTCTATATTACTGTAGATCCAAGTTCATATTTTATTGACTCAAAATTATCTCTGGATCAAAAGAAACTTTTAGAACAATTTTGTAATGAATTGCCGATTAGGCAGCGAGAAATTATCATGATGAGGTTTTTTGAAAATATGCCATATGAAGAAATTGCTGAAGTGATGGGCTTGGCCAATGCCAAAACAGTAAGGACAATGATGTATAGAGGCTTGAATAAATTATCGGATTCTCTTACTCCATATAAATCCCAATTATTACAGACACTACTGTTGATTGATCTATTGAACTGA
- a CDS encoding FecR family protein: protein MAFKDEVFKELLQDEYFIQWLIAPDRESNQYWERWLENNPDKGQVLKEIKSVVNAIEPKKSHFLEKEEKDIVLGEIMKYAADKKKIQKMKSPVRNFGPREVLAAACFVFLVFFTAQYFGLFNKAIKNELPIAEKMIAKLTPKGTKSSFYLPDGTLVKLNASSRLEFPATFSDTLREVKLIGQGFFEVTRNENAPFVVRTEKMDIQVLGTAFDILSYPNSDRFEVAVASGSVAVDTHHGYSEVLIKHEMTKLDLETGVLIKSNFDPVYHIGWKDGVLSFKDLPFDKVFAQLEVWYGVDIQVAEEIDLRKKYTGKYNNENLENVLIGMSSIHDFRFEIKGKTVKIFS from the coding sequence ATGGCTTTCAAAGATGAAGTTTTTAAAGAATTACTACAAGATGAATATTTTATTCAATGGTTGATAGCTCCAGATCGTGAATCCAATCAATATTGGGAAAGATGGTTGGAAAATAACCCTGATAAGGGGCAAGTGTTGAAAGAGATAAAATCGGTAGTGAACGCCATAGAACCCAAGAAAAGTCATTTTCTGGAAAAAGAAGAGAAGGATATAGTCTTGGGCGAAATAATGAAGTACGCTGCTGATAAAAAGAAGATTCAAAAAATGAAGAGTCCTGTCAGGAATTTTGGACCTCGTGAGGTTTTAGCCGCCGCATGTTTTGTGTTTTTGGTCTTTTTCACGGCTCAATATTTTGGATTGTTTAACAAAGCTATTAAAAATGAGCTTCCTATTGCTGAAAAGATGATAGCGAAACTAACTCCTAAAGGAACCAAGTCTAGTTTTTATTTACCCGATGGGACATTGGTGAAACTTAATGCCTCCAGTAGGTTGGAATTTCCGGCTACTTTTTCGGACACTTTAAGAGAAGTGAAACTTATAGGTCAAGGCTTTTTTGAAGTAACCAGAAATGAAAATGCTCCTTTTGTAGTGAGAACAGAAAAAATGGATATCCAGGTTCTAGGGACTGCTTTTGATATTCTGAGTTATCCAAATTCGGATCGGTTTGAAGTGGCAGTGGCTTCTGGCAGCGTGGCAGTGGATACCCATCACGGATACTCTGAAGTCTTAATCAAACATGAAATGACTAAGCTGGACCTGGAAACGGGAGTACTTATAAAGTCAAATTTTGACCCGGTATATCACATCGGCTGGAAAGATGGAGTCCTATCATTCAAAGACCTTCCCTTCGATAAGGTTTTCGCTCAATTAGAGGTTTGGTATGGAGTGGACATTCAAGTAGCCGAAGAGATAGACCTACGCAAGAAGTATACCGGGAAATACAATAATGAAAATTTGGAAAATGTACTCATTGGTATGTCTTCCATACATGACTTTCGCTTTGAGATTAAAGGGAAAACCGTGAAAATATTTAGCTAA
- a CDS encoding TonB-dependent receptor, whose translation MKKYLHFGLKNVGIFMMALLISHGDILAQQYAYAGLNRQQELENVKVSLRLKEASIMDVLQEIESITSFNIAFIEDQLSKDRNITISVNNKSLLKVLEELSKNYNLKFTQVNNTLHVAPKESSVSVVEQYERSVSGVVLDEGGLPIPGVNVIVKGTKRVAVTDMDGLFSFEDISEESILVFSFIGFEQKEVSISGKENVRVTLFEDMSDLQEVVVVGYGTQKKANLTGAVSTVDSKALEDRPVSNVANALQGTTPGLNITRTGGQPGNQNIGIQVRGVTSANGAVNPLLMVDGVPAPLFTLQTINPNDIESVTVLKDAAAAAIYGAQAAGGVILLKTKSGKKGKTIFEYSNQIGTEWALNVPERLSLLDEALYSNLARANAGVGPEYNDQALQYIKDGVEFVPSETNPNRWVTYNQQSIRDQVLRKTTPMQTHNLSARGGTEDLDYLVSLGYYNKQGVFKLGPDSFERYNARFNLGAQLTKYLSLDSRISYANHRTDSPSTGASGYGLLQQVYQARQRFPIFMPDGRLFGGAGTSGNNTYAILSQGGYDNTDRNDFDGVFTATLKEVVKGLTVRSIYGRQYRRADRERFARTVQLWDRGGESPAYILNNPNVYELTQDNTVNTSFQFLIDYDLTLADKHQFHALAGYQWEDYRWTRLYSRANSLISNDLPSLNLGDDNTKVTNQSINTYANQSVFGRVNYSFDERFLFEGTIRMDESSRLAPDLRTKVFPAASVGWNMHREAFFGNTLPFFSEFKVRGSWGQLGSALGGNIIGYYDYLSLLSRGSSLVMGADETRTTYFYESSVPSSSLSWETIETWNGGLDLGLIENKLQMSLDYYVKQNKNMLTPLQLPATFGVGTPMINNGVLKSWGWELEVKYRDQVSEDFSYNVGFNLSDNQNELIEYAGRNVVSAGNNGIIEGYPLNTIWGYATASGYFSSDDQVDAAPFQDNRTGPGDLQYINQDGDDRITVGNGTTDDPGDLVLLGTNQQRMLFGLNASAQWKNFDLSIFFQGVGKRNFMPTRDMIMPLSQSWFMPMKHHQDYWTEENTEAAFPRPYLNGHHNYVPSDRWVLDGSYIRLKNFQLGYSLPAALINRINLNRARIFITGQDVLTFTKMGVFNGVFDPENSNNVRADYPFFGTVAMGINLSF comes from the coding sequence ATGAAAAAATACCTACACTTTGGTTTAAAGAATGTAGGGATATTTATGATGGCTTTATTGATAAGTCATGGAGATATCCTTGCTCAACAATATGCATATGCCGGTTTGAACCGCCAGCAGGAATTGGAGAATGTCAAGGTTTCCTTAAGGCTGAAAGAGGCAAGTATCATGGATGTACTTCAGGAAATAGAGTCTATAACATCATTTAATATTGCTTTTATCGAAGACCAGTTGTCAAAAGACAGAAACATAACCATTTCTGTAAATAATAAATCTTTGCTTAAGGTGTTGGAAGAGCTTTCCAAAAATTATAACCTTAAATTCACCCAAGTTAATAACACCCTTCATGTGGCTCCTAAGGAATCATCTGTTAGTGTTGTTGAGCAGTATGAGCGAAGTGTTTCAGGAGTGGTTTTGGATGAAGGAGGGTTGCCTATACCGGGTGTCAATGTAATCGTCAAAGGCACGAAAAGGGTTGCGGTAACCGATATGGATGGATTGTTTTCATTCGAAGATATTTCAGAAGAATCGATCTTGGTTTTTTCCTTTATTGGTTTCGAGCAGAAAGAGGTGAGTATTTCAGGAAAGGAGAATGTTAGGGTTACTTTGTTTGAGGATATGTCTGATTTACAGGAGGTCGTTGTTGTTGGTTATGGTACTCAGAAAAAAGCTAACCTTACTGGGGCTGTATCTACTGTGGATTCAAAAGCCTTGGAAGACAGGCCTGTTTCCAATGTAGCCAATGCTTTGCAAGGAACCACACCTGGTCTCAATATTACTCGGACAGGAGGGCAACCAGGTAATCAGAATATTGGTATTCAGGTAAGGGGTGTGACTTCGGCCAATGGGGCAGTGAATCCACTCCTTATGGTTGATGGGGTACCAGCTCCACTTTTTACGCTTCAGACAATTAACCCCAATGACATAGAGTCAGTGACCGTCTTAAAGGATGCAGCTGCCGCGGCAATTTATGGGGCCCAAGCTGCAGGTGGGGTGATTCTTTTAAAAACCAAATCAGGTAAAAAGGGTAAGACCATATTTGAATATTCTAATCAAATTGGTACCGAATGGGCATTAAACGTTCCAGAAAGGTTGAGCTTATTGGATGAGGCATTGTATTCAAACTTGGCAAGGGCTAATGCTGGTGTAGGTCCAGAATATAATGATCAAGCTTTGCAATATATCAAAGATGGAGTAGAGTTTGTTCCGAGCGAAACAAATCCGAATAGATGGGTTACCTACAATCAGCAAAGCATCAGGGACCAAGTTTTAAGAAAAACTACTCCAATGCAAACACACAACTTAAGTGCAAGGGGCGGAACGGAAGATTTGGATTATTTGGTTTCACTGGGCTACTATAATAAGCAAGGGGTTTTCAAACTTGGACCAGATAGTTTTGAACGCTACAATGCAAGGTTTAACTTGGGAGCACAATTGACCAAGTACCTGTCCTTGGATTCCAGGATTTCCTATGCAAATCATCGAACGGACTCTCCTTCAACGGGAGCTAGTGGCTATGGTTTATTACAGCAGGTTTATCAAGCTAGGCAGAGGTTCCCTATTTTTATGCCAGATGGCCGTTTATTTGGAGGAGCAGGTACTTCAGGAAATAATACCTATGCTATTTTATCTCAAGGTGGATATGACAATACCGACAGAAATGACTTTGATGGTGTATTTACGGCTACCTTGAAAGAGGTGGTAAAAGGTTTAACGGTAAGGTCAATTTATGGACGCCAATACAGAAGGGCAGATAGGGAAAGGTTTGCCAGAACCGTCCAGCTCTGGGATAGGGGGGGGGAAAGTCCAGCTTATATCCTGAATAATCCAAACGTATATGAGCTGACCCAAGACAATACAGTCAATACCAGTTTTCAGTTTTTAATTGATTATGATTTGACCTTAGCGGATAAACATCAGTTTCACGCATTGGCTGGGTATCAATGGGAAGATTACAGGTGGACCCGCCTGTACTCAAGAGCAAATAGCTTGATCAGTAATGATTTGCCTTCATTAAATCTTGGTGATGACAATACCAAAGTAACCAATCAAAGTATCAATACTTACGCAAACCAATCTGTTTTTGGTAGGGTCAATTATAGTTTTGATGAAAGATTCCTTTTTGAAGGAACCATAAGAATGGATGAAAGCTCAAGATTGGCGCCGGACCTAAGAACCAAAGTTTTTCCTGCCGCATCTGTAGGGTGGAATATGCACAGAGAAGCATTTTTTGGTAATACGCTCCCTTTTTTCTCTGAATTTAAAGTGAGAGGTTCTTGGGGACAATTGGGAAGTGCTCTTGGTGGTAATATTATTGGCTATTATGATTATTTGAGTCTTCTGTCCAGAGGATCAAGTTTGGTTATGGGAGCTGATGAAACTAGGACAACTTACTTCTATGAAAGTAGCGTACCTTCTTCAAGCTTAAGCTGGGAGACGATAGAAACATGGAATGGCGGCTTGGATTTAGGTTTAATAGAAAATAAGCTTCAAATGAGCCTTGATTATTATGTGAAGCAAAATAAAAACATGCTTACTCCTTTGCAACTGCCAGCCACTTTTGGAGTGGGCACACCAATGATTAACAATGGCGTCCTTAAATCGTGGGGCTGGGAACTAGAAGTAAAATACAGGGATCAGGTAAGTGAAGACTTTAGCTACAATGTAGGCTTTAACCTTAGTGATAACCAAAATGAGTTAATTGAATATGCTGGTAGAAACGTTGTCAGCGCAGGCAATAACGGGATTATAGAAGGTTATCCATTGAATACCATATGGGGCTATGCTACGGCTTCTGGTTATTTTAGTTCTGATGATCAGGTAGATGCCGCGCCTTTTCAAGATAATAGAACCGGTCCAGGTGATTTGCAGTACATCAATCAGGATGGTGATGACCGCATCACCGTAGGTAATGGTACTACTGATGATCCGGGAGATTTGGTGCTTTTAGGGACCAATCAGCAGCGGATGCTTTTTGGCTTAAATGCTTCTGCCCAGTGGAAAAACTTTGATTTGTCCATATTCTTTCAAGGAGTAGGAAAGAGAAATTTTATGCCCACAAGGGATATGATCATGCCATTGAGCCAATCATGGTTCATGCCAATGAAGCATCATCAGGATTATTGGACAGAAGAGAATACGGAAGCAGCCTTTCCGAGGCCATACCTAAATGGACATCACAATTATGTTCCTTCGGATCGTTGGGTTCTTGATGGAAGTTATATTAGGTTGAAAAATTTCCAGTTAGGATATTCTCTCCCCGCAGCATTGATAAACCGGATCAATCTAAATAGGGCAAGAATCTTCATTACAGGTCAGGATGTATTGACGTTTACCAAAATGGGCGTATTTAATGGTGTTTTTGACCCAGAAAATTCCAACAATGTGAGAGCAGATTATCCTTTCTTCGGAACGGTAGCTATGGGAATAAATCTTTCTTTTTAA
- a CDS encoding RagB/SusD family nutrient uptake outer membrane protein translates to MKYQNKNIIIGLLTMIISFSSCDVDRFPETALSDPSYWRNENDLQLAANYLYTYLPTLPVTTDVWSDDAFGTAPNPVSDGTRIAPATDGSYNTPYRLIRAANNIIEKAPRATENGLETEIVQRYIAEAKFFRAWAYFSLVQRFGDVPLILESLTEDDERLFAPANDREEVLEAIYLDLDDAVAFLPVPSEMSGEEYGRVTSTAALGFKSRVALFEGTRAKYHGYGDPQMHLNLALEAAESCMASNEHSLFGDYFDLYQYEGEGPGNSENLLVRQYGVNVSESILSHVTQRNLETGAANPTKALADAYLMVDGLPIDKSPLYDEPESIMDVFENRDPRMWDTFYKEGDEYTGTMPVFTVPSLSFQRTGFANRRYANLTDWQNSRSYIDYTIIRYAEVLLNYAEVIYEINGAISDEELNNSINLLRNRAGVVPISNAFAATNGLDMLEEIRRERRVELALEGYRYWDLIRWKTAEDVLPEAILGNFYFEDEFGTDVTPNVNEDNVIVLQAEENRSFDPDRDYLWPLPINELGLNPALKQNPNW, encoded by the coding sequence ATGAAATATCAAAATAAAAATATAATTATTGGATTGCTGACCATGATTATCAGTTTTAGCAGCTGTGATGTGGACAGGTTTCCAGAGACGGCTTTAAGTGATCCATCCTATTGGAGAAATGAAAATGATCTCCAGTTAGCGGCAAACTACTTATATACCTACCTGCCTACCCTACCGGTTACGACAGATGTGTGGTCAGATGATGCATTTGGCACTGCACCCAATCCCGTCAGCGACGGGACTAGAATTGCCCCAGCTACAGATGGTAGTTATAATACTCCATACCGATTGATACGTGCAGCTAATAACATCATCGAAAAAGCTCCTCGCGCTACAGAGAATGGTTTAGAGACTGAAATAGTACAAAGGTATATTGCAGAAGCAAAGTTTTTTCGGGCTTGGGCATACTTTAGTTTGGTACAAAGATTTGGAGATGTTCCTTTGATTTTAGAATCATTGACAGAGGATGACGAGCGATTGTTTGCTCCAGCCAATGACCGAGAAGAAGTGCTGGAGGCAATTTATCTGGATTTGGATGATGCGGTTGCATTTTTACCCGTTCCGTCAGAGATGAGTGGAGAAGAGTATGGTCGGGTTACTAGTACTGCTGCCTTGGGTTTTAAGTCTAGGGTAGCGCTCTTTGAAGGTACCAGAGCCAAGTACCATGGATATGGTGATCCTCAGATGCACTTAAACTTAGCTCTGGAGGCTGCAGAAAGTTGTATGGCATCTAATGAACATAGTTTGTTTGGAGATTATTTTGATCTCTATCAATATGAGGGAGAAGGTCCCGGGAATTCCGAAAATCTATTGGTCAGACAGTATGGGGTAAATGTATCAGAATCTATTTTGAGTCATGTGACACAGCGAAACCTTGAAACCGGTGCTGCTAATCCTACCAAGGCATTAGCAGATGCTTACTTGATGGTAGATGGTTTACCCATTGATAAATCTCCATTGTACGATGAACCTGAAAGTATCATGGATGTTTTTGAAAATAGGGATCCTAGAATGTGGGATACCTTTTATAAAGAAGGGGATGAATATACTGGTACCATGCCTGTTTTTACTGTGCCCAGTTTGTCTTTCCAAAGGACAGGGTTCGCCAATCGCAGGTATGCCAATTTAACAGATTGGCAAAACTCTAGATCTTATATTGATTATACGATTATCCGGTATGCAGAGGTATTGCTAAATTATGCAGAGGTCATCTATGAGATCAATGGAGCTATTTCTGATGAAGAACTAAATAACAGCATTAATTTATTGAGAAATAGGGCCGGAGTGGTTCCGATAAGTAATGCATTTGCTGCTACTAACGGTTTGGATATGTTGGAAGAAATAAGAAGGGAAAGACGTGTAGAGTTAGCGTTAGAGGGTTATAGGTATTGGGATCTTATTAGGTGGAAAACTGCGGAAGATGTTCTTCCAGAGGCGATTTTGGGAAATTTCTATTTTGAGGATGAATTTGGTACAGACGTTACCCCAAATGTCAACGAGGATAATGTCATTGTGCTACAGGCAGAGGAAAACAGATCGTTCGACCCTGACAGAGATTACCTTTGGCCATTACCCATTAACGAATTAGGTTTGAATCCAGCTTTGAAGCAAAATCCAAATTGGTAA